One region of Geovibrio ferrireducens genomic DNA includes:
- a CDS encoding ABC transporter ATP-binding protein produces MDSYLKLENISKSFGTRKVLDSVTLTAEKGEFISLLGPSGCGKTTLLRIIAGLEKQNEGRVILEGRDYSYVPASCRNFGIVFQSYALFPNLTVTQNIGYGLQSRRMSRAERNEIIDEMLDITALHHEKDKYPFQLSGGQQQRVALARALALRPSVLLLDEPLSALDAKVREKLRREIRSIHDRMKITTVMVTHDQEEAITISDKIAVMNQGIIEQFAEPDELYFNPKTRFIAEFIGMINFMDLGGSRIGIRPEQIKIASDSSEGHSAVVNDIEFRGSFLRLFLTLEHSLSDSPLIVDVHSSDPSAKALYVNSRLKVRIPESVISFQ; encoded by the coding sequence ATGGACAGCTATCTGAAACTTGAGAATATTTCAAAATCGTTCGGCACTAGGAAAGTTCTTGACAGTGTGACGCTCACTGCCGAAAAAGGCGAATTTATCAGCCTTCTGGGCCCGTCCGGCTGTGGGAAAACAACTCTCCTGCGTATCATCGCCGGACTTGAGAAGCAGAACGAGGGGCGGGTTATTCTTGAAGGAAGAGACTATTCATATGTTCCCGCTTCATGCCGTAATTTCGGAATTGTTTTTCAGTCATATGCACTGTTTCCGAACCTCACAGTTACCCAGAATATCGGATACGGGCTGCAGTCCCGCCGGATGAGCAGGGCTGAGCGCAATGAAATTATAGATGAGATGCTGGATATAACCGCTCTGCACCATGAAAAAGATAAATACCCCTTTCAGCTTTCCGGAGGCCAGCAGCAGAGGGTGGCGCTTGCCCGTGCCCTTGCGCTCCGTCCGTCGGTTTTGCTTTTGGATGAACCTCTTTCAGCCCTTGATGCAAAAGTGCGCGAAAAGCTCCGCCGCGAGATCAGGAGTATCCACGACAGAATGAAAATAACAACCGTTATGGTTACGCATGATCAGGAAGAAGCAATCACCATTTCTGATAAAATTGCAGTAATGAATCAGGGAATCATCGAACAGTTCGCAGAACCCGATGAGCTTTACTTCAATCCGAAAACGAGATTCATCGCCGAGTTTATCGGAATGATTAACTTTATGGATTTGGGCGGAAGCAGAATAGGCATAAGGCCGGAACAAATTAAAATAGCCTCTGACAGCTCGGAAGGGCACAGTGCAGTGGTAAATGACATAGAGTTCAGAGGTTCATTTCTGCGCTTGTTCCTTACACTGGAACACAGCCTCAGCGATTCGCCGCTGATAGTGGATGTCCACTCCAGCGATCCTTCCGCAAAAGCACTTTATGTCAACAGCAGACTGAAAGTTCGGATACCGGAATCAGTGATCAGCTTCCAGTGA
- a CDS encoding putative 2-aminoethylphosphonate ABC transporter substrate-binding protein, whose translation MKKLLLMLAMLIAFISTAQAGEITVYTALEDDQYPVYLESFKKNYPDIKVNIVRDSTGIVTAKLLAEQANPRADVIWGLAATSLLVMDSKKMLEPYAPKGVERVLPQFKDSRKVPSWVGIDAWMTAFTVNEVEMKKRNLPVPASYADLLKPEYKGLITMPNPASSGTGYLTVSAWLQLMGEKAGWEYMDKIHQNMALYTHSGSKPSKMAAQGEYPIGISFGYRGVTEKKKGAPVSVVFPKEGSGWDLEANALVKKQTINPDAKKFLDWAISDDVMKEYNKSYAIITIKNNNPVPEFYVKEPLKQIIKNDFVWAAENREAVLKEWSKRYDTKSEPK comes from the coding sequence ATGAAGAAACTTCTTCTTATGCTCGCAATGTTAATCGCGTTTATATCTACAGCTCAGGCAGGTGAAATCACTGTGTACACTGCGCTGGAAGATGATCAGTATCCGGTTTATCTGGAATCATTCAAAAAGAACTACCCTGATATTAAAGTTAACATAGTGCGTGATTCCACAGGTATCGTCACTGCCAAACTTCTTGCTGAGCAGGCCAACCCCAGAGCGGATGTTATATGGGGGCTTGCCGCCACCAGCCTTCTGGTTATGGACAGCAAAAAAATGCTTGAGCCTTACGCTCCCAAAGGAGTCGAAAGAGTTCTTCCTCAGTTCAAGGACAGCAGAAAGGTTCCTTCATGGGTTGGGATAGACGCATGGATGACTGCATTTACCGTAAACGAAGTTGAGATGAAAAAAAGAAATCTCCCTGTTCCCGCAAGCTATGCAGACCTTCTCAAACCTGAATACAAAGGCCTCATAACCATGCCCAATCCCGCTTCGTCCGGCACTGGCTATCTCACAGTGAGCGCTTGGCTCCAGCTTATGGGTGAAAAAGCCGGCTGGGAATATATGGATAAAATACACCAGAATATGGCGCTTTATACTCATTCCGGTTCCAAACCCTCAAAAATGGCAGCTCAGGGCGAGTACCCCATAGGCATCTCTTTCGGCTACAGAGGCGTAACTGAGAAGAAAAAAGGCGCTCCTGTCTCTGTGGTTTTCCCCAAAGAAGGTTCAGGCTGGGATCTTGAAGCCAATGCTCTTGTAAAAAAACAGACGATCAATCCCGATGCTAAAAAGTTCCTCGACTGGGCAATATCCGATGATGTTATGAAGGAATACAACAAAAGCTACGCAATTATCACCATAAAAAACAATAACCCCGTACCCGAATTTTACGTTAAAGAGCCTCTTAAACAGATCATAAAAAATGATTTTGTATGGGCGGCGGAAAACAGGGAAGCGGTTCTTAAAGAATGGTCGAAAAGATACGACACTAAAAGCGAGCCGAAATAA
- a CDS encoding TorD/DmsD family molecular chaperone: protein METKFPETADIKTEIYRLFALCFYPPKETILEEKAIVESLAYALDSLGINKEAEELKTAFAETAEEVLELDFARLFIGPFELPCPPYGSVYLEKDRQIMGKTTMDVAAIYEAAGLHVEEEMHEPADHVAIELEFMHLTDIRIKNAVKEENTDDADALSELRRMFEGSYFLPFASKFADAVAENAETAFYKTVGKALKKFTASKI from the coding sequence ATGGAAACGAAATTCCCCGAAACGGCAGATATTAAAACCGAAATTTACAGGCTCTTTGCCCTGTGTTTTTATCCGCCGAAAGAAACAATACTGGAAGAAAAAGCAATCGTTGAATCCTTAGCTTATGCTCTGGATTCGCTTGGAATAAATAAAGAAGCAGAGGAACTGAAAACGGCTTTTGCAGAAACCGCGGAAGAGGTTCTTGAACTGGATTTCGCAAGGCTGTTTATTGGGCCGTTTGAGCTGCCGTGTCCGCCTTACGGTTCTGTTTACCTTGAAAAGGACAGGCAGATCATGGGGAAAACAACCATGGATGTTGCGGCTATTTACGAAGCCGCAGGGCTTCACGTGGAAGAGGAGATGCACGAACCTGCGGATCACGTAGCCATTGAACTGGAATTTATGCACCTGACTGACATACGAATTAAAAACGCAGTGAAAGAGGAGAACACAGATGATGCCGATGCATTGTCCGAGCTCAGGAGAATGTTTGAGGGGTCATATTTCCTCCCGTTCGCATCAAAGTTTGCGGATGCGGTAGCTGAAAACGCCGAAACCGCATTTTATAAGACGGTCGGAAAAGCACTTAAAAAATTTACCGCTTCCAAGATATAA
- a CDS encoding 4Fe-4S dicluster domain-containing protein, whose translation MAQYCMVIDLQKCAGCGACGIACKTENNTPDRKNGQTFNWADYMIKMEGRFPNVSFAAVPVLCNHCSNAACVEACPVEPKAMFKTPEGITMHNDERCIGCRSCQIACPYSAEDVEAEKAEYSVISFNFDGEDVHSAYTSKAAVIPGVTASGAETAKKTGGLPPYKTNYSHPEYEAVRRAGVTEKCYLCHHRLMVNEKPWCVKSCPSGARVVGDKNDPNSEVSKLLAKYPSMVLKPEEGTKPNVYYIRKFKV comes from the coding sequence ATGGCTCAATACTGTATGGTAATAGATCTTCAGAAATGTGCGGGGTGCGGGGCTTGCGGAATCGCCTGCAAGACGGAAAACAATACTCCCGACAGAAAAAACGGACAGACCTTCAACTGGGCTGACTATATGATCAAAATGGAAGGCAGGTTCCCTAACGTTAGTTTTGCTGCTGTTCCGGTACTCTGCAACCACTGCTCAAACGCAGCATGCGTTGAGGCGTGCCCCGTTGAACCCAAGGCTATGTTCAAAACGCCCGAAGGCATAACTATGCACAATGATGAGCGCTGCATCGGCTGCCGCTCCTGCCAGATAGCGTGTCCTTACAGCGCGGAGGATGTGGAGGCTGAAAAGGCGGAGTACAGCGTAATCAGCTTTAACTTTGACGGTGAGGACGTGCATTCGGCATACACTTCTAAAGCTGCGGTAATTCCCGGAGTAACTGCAAGCGGTGCTGAAACTGCAAAGAAAACAGGCGGGCTTCCCCCTTATAAAACCAACTACTCGCATCCTGAGTATGAAGCTGTGCGCAGAGCGGGTGTTACTGAGAAGTGCTACCTCTGCCACCACAGGCTAATGGTCAATGAAAAACCATGGTGTGTGAAATCCTGCCCGTCAGGAGCAAGGGTTGTGGGTGATAAAAACGACCCTAACAGCGAAGTCAGCAAGCTTCTTGCGAAATATCCTTCCATGGTGCTCAAGCCTGAGGAAGGAACCAAGCCTAATGTTTACTACATAAGAAAGTTTAAGGTGTAG
- a CDS encoding molybdopterin-dependent oxidoreductase, with protein sequence MRISRRNFIKASAAAGAIAAVGCGVSGNALAPAKGEKKIGEAPGKWISTSCQGCTTWDPIQIFVQDGRAVKVRGNSNSKSNEGTCCPRAHLILQQVYDPDRVKVPMKRTNPKKGRGVDPKFVPISWDEALNTIADKMMELRNKGEAHKYMLNRGRYTHMNVLLYDAMTKIYGSPNNISHSSICAEAEKSGAFFTEGLWDYRDYDMINTKFMLIWGLDPLSSNRQVPYTIKMFGEVLDRAKVVVVDPKMNGSSAKAHDWLPVLPGEDGALAVAMAHVILTEGLWYKDYVGDFTDGANRFKKGETVAEDAFKEIQTNGLVKWWNIELKDKTPEWAEKLCGIPASKIYQTARDMAKAAPNVVVWLGPGAAMHVRGTYSAMAVHALSGLMGSSDNIGGHMAGAKILGNGLQKLDDYLDETAKKKNKKIDQRGTLKFPAMASGKPGSGVITNNLPDAIMAKDPYDIKMGLGYMNNFPFSGTGAQRWEKMFTENEIFYVHLTTHASELTMFADIVLPATQSAAEKWAYLKNKGGQFSYSTILQPVIKPVWDCKDDETEIPYLLAKKFAERGFTKLLEFYTNEFRDVETGKLPENEKEFAVNAVKYYTQPAWANTDPAQGDVIGSWEKFKEVGVWNSAPYKFKGRWGKYKTATQKFEFYSETLKKALNEHAANNKVDVDKVLEACNYEARGEKAFVPHYESPFRYGSREEYPFTFIDHKSRLNREGRSANCTWYMEFKKVDAGDASWEDVLKMNPADAQKLGITDGGTAKISSVSGTFLTKVRYWEGIRPGTVAKAYGQGHWAYGKVASKKFGKEAYTFNNNELIPADYDRLTGATARNGGLCGVKIEKA encoded by the coding sequence ATGCGTATAAGCAGAAGGAATTTTATTAAAGCTTCCGCCGCCGCAGGTGCCATAGCCGCGGTGGGCTGCGGTGTTTCCGGCAACGCCCTTGCCCCGGCAAAAGGCGAAAAGAAAATAGGCGAGGCTCCCGGCAAATGGATTTCCACATCCTGTCAGGGCTGCACAACATGGGACCCCATACAGATTTTTGTTCAGGACGGAAGAGCCGTGAAGGTGCGCGGCAACTCCAACAGCAAGTCCAACGAAGGCACATGCTGCCCCAGAGCGCACCTTATTCTTCAGCAGGTTTATGACCCTGACAGGGTTAAGGTTCCGATGAAGAGGACTAACCCCAAAAAAGGCAGGGGCGTTGATCCCAAATTTGTTCCCATTTCATGGGACGAGGCTCTCAACACTATTGCTGATAAAATGATGGAGCTGCGCAACAAAGGCGAGGCCCACAAATACATGCTGAACCGCGGACGATACACGCACATGAATGTTCTTCTTTATGATGCGATGACAAAGATATACGGTTCTCCCAACAATATAAGCCACTCATCTATCTGTGCCGAGGCTGAGAAATCCGGCGCATTCTTCACAGAAGGCCTCTGGGACTACCGCGATTACGATATGATCAATACCAAGTTCATGCTGATCTGGGGTCTTGATCCTCTCAGCTCAAACCGTCAGGTTCCCTACACAATTAAAATGTTCGGTGAAGTGCTTGACCGTGCCAAGGTTGTGGTGGTTGATCCCAAAATGAACGGCTCGTCTGCAAAAGCGCATGACTGGCTTCCTGTTCTTCCCGGTGAGGACGGAGCACTTGCTGTTGCCATGGCTCACGTTATACTCACTGAGGGTCTTTGGTATAAAGACTATGTCGGTGACTTCACGGACGGGGCAAACCGCTTCAAAAAGGGTGAAACCGTGGCTGAGGATGCATTTAAGGAGATCCAGACCAACGGTCTTGTTAAATGGTGGAACATTGAGCTTAAAGACAAAACTCCCGAATGGGCTGAGAAGCTCTGCGGTATTCCCGCCTCCAAGATTTACCAGACGGCAAGGGATATGGCAAAAGCAGCTCCCAACGTTGTGGTTTGGCTTGGGCCGGGTGCGGCTATGCACGTGAGAGGAACATACTCTGCAATGGCTGTTCACGCTCTCAGCGGACTCATGGGCAGCAGCGACAACATAGGCGGGCATATGGCAGGAGCCAAAATTCTCGGCAACGGTCTTCAGAAGCTTGATGACTACCTTGATGAAACCGCCAAGAAAAAGAATAAGAAGATAGACCAGAGGGGAACACTGAAATTTCCCGCAATGGCCAGCGGTAAGCCCGGCTCAGGAGTTATCACCAACAACCTGCCTGATGCCATAATGGCTAAAGATCCGTATGATATAAAAATGGGTCTCGGTTATATGAATAACTTCCCCTTCTCCGGCACAGGCGCTCAGAGATGGGAAAAGATGTTCACTGAGAACGAAATCTTCTATGTCCATCTCACAACCCATGCCTCCGAGCTTACAATGTTTGCTGACATTGTTCTGCCCGCAACCCAGTCCGCTGCCGAAAAATGGGCATACCTGAAAAACAAAGGCGGCCAGTTCAGCTACAGCACTATTCTTCAGCCTGTTATCAAGCCTGTGTGGGACTGTAAGGATGATGAAACTGAAATCCCTTATCTTCTGGCGAAAAAATTTGCCGAAAGAGGTTTTACAAAGCTTCTTGAGTTCTACACCAATGAGTTCAGGGATGTTGAAACTGGCAAACTTCCCGAAAACGAGAAAGAATTTGCCGTAAATGCAGTGAAATACTACACCCAGCCCGCATGGGCAAATACAGACCCCGCACAGGGCGATGTAATCGGCTCATGGGAAAAATTTAAAGAGGTCGGCGTGTGGAACTCTGCTCCTTACAAATTCAAAGGGCGCTGGGGCAAATACAAAACCGCGACTCAGAAATTTGAGTTCTACAGTGAAACGCTTAAAAAAGCTCTCAATGAGCATGCAGCAAACAACAAAGTTGATGTGGACAAGGTTCTTGAAGCCTGCAACTACGAGGCCAGAGGCGAAAAAGCATTTGTACCGCACTATGAATCACCCTTCCGCTACGGCAGCAGAGAGGAATATCCCTTCACTTTCATTGACCACAAGTCAAGGCTGAACAGGGAAGGGAGAAGCGCCAACTGTACATGGTACATGGAGTTCAAAAAGGTTGATGCGGGCGATGCAAGCTGGGAGGACGTTCTCAAGATGAACCCTGCGGATGCTCAGAAACTCGGCATCACTGACGGCGGAACGGCAAAAATATCTTCCGTGTCCGGCACATTCCTCACCAAGGTGCGCTACTGGGAGGGGATACGCCCCGGAACAGTGGCAAAGGCTTACGGTCAGGGTCATTGGGCATACGGCAAGGTAGCTTCCAAAAAGTTCGGTAAAGAGGCTTACACGTTTAACAACAATGAGCTCATCCCCGCCGACTACGACAGGCTCACCGGAGCGACAGCAAGAAACGGCGGTCTTTGCGGCGTGAAAATCGAGAAGGCGTAA
- a CDS encoding sigma-54-dependent transcriptional regulator, with the protein MKKILIIDDDTSLCYGMKRVLSGRYSVSTAFSSEEAFEYLNTESCSLILLDYRLGSENGLEVLEKIKELSRAVPVVMLTAFGTSDTVLDSFKLGAADFLVKPVDYEELTDCIEKYARPDKVSCGEDALAVEETEERDSAFVGSSRKIRDVFKLIATVANSNTPVFITGESGTGKELIAGLVHERSHRRDKPFVVINCAAIPRELLESELFGYVKGAFTGAHQDRTGKFEAAHTGTLFLDEIGELPVELQSKMLRVLQNGTIEKLGSNKPVHVDVRIVSATNRNIAELIAAGEFRSDLFYRLNVVDIKLPPLRERTDDIPQLAAFFTAKYAREAEKSICCIDREVVDIFRAYPWPGNIREMQNVIKKAVILSSSNRITESDIQLSGPETEKPESRFSAVSEYFFTKFTSDTLNSSVEELEKILIERSLLKNSNHLTHTAEELGITRVTLNAKMKKYGISI; encoded by the coding sequence ATGAAAAAGATACTGATAATTGACGATGATACATCCCTGTGCTACGGCATGAAGCGGGTTCTTTCAGGCAGATATTCCGTTTCCACCGCTTTTTCCTCTGAGGAGGCTTTCGAGTACCTGAATACAGAAAGCTGCAGTCTTATTCTGCTGGATTACAGGCTTGGCTCGGAGAACGGTCTTGAGGTTCTGGAAAAAATAAAGGAGCTCTCCCGTGCGGTTCCTGTGGTTATGCTGACAGCTTTCGGCACAAGCGATACAGTGCTTGATTCGTTTAAGCTCGGAGCAGCGGATTTCCTTGTGAAGCCGGTTGATTATGAGGAGCTTACCGACTGTATAGAAAAGTATGCCCGTCCTGATAAGGTTTCCTGCGGGGAGGATGCTCTTGCTGTGGAGGAGACAGAAGAGAGAGACTCCGCTTTTGTGGGTTCATCACGCAAAATCCGTGATGTTTTTAAACTGATTGCCACTGTTGCAAACTCGAACACCCCTGTTTTCATAACCGGAGAAAGCGGTACGGGCAAAGAGCTGATAGCCGGTCTTGTTCACGAACGGAGCCACCGGAGGGATAAGCCTTTTGTGGTGATTAACTGCGCGGCTATCCCCCGTGAACTGCTTGAGAGCGAACTTTTCGGCTATGTGAAAGGAGCCTTCACCGGAGCCCATCAGGACAGAACAGGCAAGTTTGAGGCTGCTCACACCGGAACCCTTTTTCTGGACGAGATAGGCGAACTGCCTGTTGAGCTTCAGTCTAAAATGCTGAGAGTGCTCCAGAACGGCACAATCGAGAAGCTGGGCTCAAATAAGCCTGTTCATGTGGATGTCCGCATTGTTTCCGCCACAAACAGGAACATCGCGGAACTCATTGCCGCCGGAGAATTTCGTTCCGATCTGTTTTACAGGCTGAATGTTGTGGATATAAAGCTGCCGCCATTAAGGGAAAGAACGGATGACATACCGCAGCTTGCCGCTTTTTTCACAGCGAAATATGCCCGCGAGGCAGAAAAAAGCATCTGCTGCATAGACAGGGAGGTGGTTGATATATTCAGGGCTTATCCTTGGCCGGGAAATATCAGAGAGATGCAGAACGTTATAAAAAAAGCGGTGATACTTTCCTCTTCAAACAGAATAACCGAATCCGATATTCAGCTTTCGGGGCCGGAAACTGAAAAACCTGAAAGCAGATTTTCGGCTGTGTCCGAATATTTTTTCACCAAATTCACGTCAGATACGCTTAACAGCAGCGTGGAGGAGCTTGAGAAAATACTCATTGAGAGAAGCCTTCTTAAAAATTCAAACCATCTTACGCACACAGCGGAGGAGCTCGGTATAACCAGAGTGACCCTGAACGCAAAAATGAAAAAGTACGGTATAAGTATTTAA
- a CDS encoding ATP-binding protein, producing MRVPARFIPDSFRNRVLLLIIFLGISAMVLELAIVTSFQYQFIRKGAENTLASQHKVIESYISEAMLYDNIYDMYSLLKASTDAHEFIKNVYLFDSGGHLVVDALTQGGWDESMRSGWYFEYKILAKNEVIGEVVYVLNSAYVNSAVALQFVETCFFFLILLGIGLVFATKISVFITKPLLSLSHEINKFTLDNLPEKIETDKYATTEIKALAETLGNMSRTLKDALNEIYLQSEQLKRSERLATVGTMAAGLAHELKNPIMTINLLSMSLKENHSDPHSAEDLAVMRKESDRIVATLNDFLSLSRPMEVRLEETSAHAVTAYLVQYIKSRFKDSLTASVQAGGNISFVSDPEKLYQVLISMVHNSSEAGATKVNFGFGRENGFVVFEISDNGCGIPQEKQSKIFMPFYTSKATGTGLGLTYTEMILEILGGGLELDKAYSGGAKFIIKVKDYEKDTDN from the coding sequence ATGCGCGTTCCCGCTAGATTCATCCCCGATTCATTCAGAAACAGGGTTCTTCTGCTTATAATTTTTCTGGGCATTTCCGCCATGGTGCTTGAGCTTGCCATAGTCACCTCCTTTCAGTACCAGTTTATACGAAAAGGAGCGGAAAACACTCTCGCAAGCCAGCATAAGGTCATTGAGTCTTACATCTCCGAAGCTATGCTTTATGACAATATATATGATATGTATTCTCTGCTGAAGGCCTCCACGGATGCCCACGAGTTTATAAAAAACGTCTACCTTTTTGACAGTGGCGGACACCTTGTTGTGGATGCTCTCACGCAGGGCGGATGGGATGAATCCATGCGCAGCGGATGGTATTTCGAATATAAAATACTTGCAAAAAACGAAGTGATCGGCGAAGTGGTGTACGTTCTGAACAGCGCTTATGTGAACAGTGCCGTTGCGCTTCAGTTTGTGGAAACCTGCTTTTTTTTCCTGATTCTTCTGGGAATAGGTCTTGTTTTTGCCACAAAAATATCCGTTTTTATTACAAAGCCGCTCCTTTCCCTCTCTCATGAGATAAACAAGTTTACTCTCGACAACCTGCCGGAAAAGATTGAGACGGATAAGTATGCAACAACAGAGATAAAGGCGCTGGCGGAAACTCTGGGGAATATGTCACGCACGCTCAAAGATGCCTTGAATGAGATCTACCTTCAAAGCGAGCAGCTTAAGAGGAGTGAAAGGCTTGCGACTGTGGGCACAATGGCTGCGGGGCTTGCCCACGAGCTGAAAAATCCGATTATGACAATCAATCTGCTCTCCATGAGCCTTAAAGAGAACCATTCAGATCCTCATTCAGCAGAGGATCTGGCGGTTATGCGCAAGGAGTCGGACAGAATAGTGGCGACACTTAACGACTTTCTCAGCCTTTCCCGCCCCATGGAGGTAAGGCTTGAGGAAACGTCCGCCCATGCTGTGACAGCTTATCTTGTGCAGTATATAAAAAGCAGATTTAAAGACAGTCTTACCGCATCGGTTCAGGCAGGCGGCAACATAAGTTTTGTCAGCGATCCGGAAAAGCTTTATCAGGTGTTGATCAGCATGGTTCACAACTCTTCCGAGGCAGGGGCTACGAAAGTAAATTTCGGCTTCGGACGGGAAAACGGATTTGTGGTGTTTGAAATTTCTGACAACGGGTGCGGAATCCCGCAGGAGAAACAGTCTAAAATTTTTATGCCGTTTTACACCTCAAAGGCGACCGGAACAGGGCTGGGACTGACATACACTGAAATGATTCTGGAGATTCTCGGCGGCGGACTTGAGCTGGACAAGGCATACTCCGGCGGTGCAAAATTCATTATAAAAGTGAAGGATTATGAAAAAGATACTGATAATTGA
- a CDS encoding substrate-binding domain-containing protein: MKTAVYISFTALFIFLLSAVYANAQEKDTIHFGVASVISPGESYSQYSALSDYLGKKLSMKVAFFQKDSYAKMNSMIREGEVDVATVCTGALLDLNEKDYKVLAIPVVRGKSSYHSYIIVSEKSGIKSVDELKGQTFAFTGSLSNSGALYPTYLIAKNTNHNPDRYFSKVYYTGNHDKSIFLVNSGVVAGAAVDSLIFEYFREKYPEKVANIRIIDISPEFLAPPIVASGKVPDKLFKRMQNVLTNMHKDDDGRKILGGILVDRLIPPDSHSLDSMIEMKKFLDARSR, translated from the coding sequence ATGAAAACAGCCGTGTATATTTCATTTACAGCATTGTTTATATTTCTATTATCCGCAGTTTATGCAAACGCACAGGAAAAGGACACTATTCATTTCGGTGTTGCCTCGGTTATTTCACCGGGCGAAAGCTACAGTCAGTACAGTGCGCTCAGCGATTATCTCGGTAAAAAGCTTAGTATGAAGGTTGCGTTCTTTCAGAAGGACAGCTATGCCAAAATGAACTCAATGATAAGGGAAGGAGAGGTGGATGTGGCTACTGTCTGTACCGGCGCCCTTCTTGACCTGAATGAAAAAGATTATAAGGTTCTTGCCATTCCGGTTGTGAGGGGCAAATCGTCTTATCATTCGTACATAATAGTTTCTGAAAAATCAGGTATTAAGTCTGTAGATGAGCTCAAAGGGCAGACATTCGCCTTTACAGGCAGCCTCTCCAACAGCGGAGCGCTTTATCCGACATATCTTATTGCAAAGAACACCAATCATAACCCTGACCGTTACTTCTCAAAGGTTTACTATACCGGCAACCACGACAAATCCATTTTTCTTGTGAACAGCGGGGTGGTGGCGGGTGCGGCGGTGGACAGTCTTATCTTTGAGTATTTCAGGGAAAAATACCCCGAAAAGGTGGCGAATATCCGCATCATTGATATTTCCCCTGAGTTTCTGGCTCCTCCCATAGTCGCCTCAGGCAAGGTTCCCGATAAGCTGTTTAAAAGGATGCAGAATGTTCTGACAAACATGCACAAGGATGATGACGGGCGGAAAATACTCGGCGGTATTCTTGTAGACAGACTGATTCCGCCGGACAGCCACAGTCTGGACAGCATGATAGAGATGAAGAAGTTTTTAGATGCGCGTTCCCGCTAG
- a CDS encoding arsenate reductase ArsC, whose amino-acid sequence MSRKKVLFVCVHNSARSQMAEALLNSIAPDRFIAESAGLTPGKLNPFAVEAMKETGIDISGNSVDSVFDFFKAGKVFSYIITVCDAEAAERCPLFPGVEVKRVHWAFPDPSAAEGGQDEKLQAAREVRDMIRAKLEEWLKTV is encoded by the coding sequence ATGTCCAGAAAAAAAGTTCTTTTTGTGTGCGTGCATAACAGCGCAAGGAGCCAGATGGCGGAAGCCCTGCTCAACAGTATTGCCCCTGACAGATTCATAGCTGAAAGTGCGGGACTGACCCCCGGTAAGCTTAATCCGTTCGCGGTGGAGGCTATGAAGGAGACAGGGATAGATATTTCCGGAAACAGTGTGGACAGTGTTTTCGATTTTTTCAAGGCGGGCAAGGTATTCAGTTACATAATAACTGTCTGCGACGCGGAAGCCGCGGAAAGATGCCCGCTTTTCCCCGGTGTGGAGGTCAAGAGAGTCCACTGGGCATTTCCCGATCCCTCCGCAGCGGAAGGCGGACAAGATGAGAAGCTTCAGGCTGCGAGAGAAGTAAGGGATATGATAAGGGCAAAGCTTGAGGAGTGGCTTAAAACCGTATAA